Genomic segment of Bacteroidota bacterium:
TCTATCCAAACCTTTTCGTACAGGCGAATTATTAGCCAGGATACGATCGGCTTTGCGAAATTCAAATACAGAAGAAGGAGATTCCATACTTGACTTTAACGAACTTCAAATTGACTTAGCTGCAAGGACAGTAAAAAAAAACAATCAATTCTTAAAACTGACTTCGACGGAATATAATCTCCTAGCAATTTTTGCAAGAAACGAAGGCAAGGTTTTAACACATCAATATTTATTACGGGCTATCTGGGGGCCGGGCTATATCAACCAATCCCAGTATCTCCGGGTTTTTATAGCACAGATAAGAAAGAAAATTGAAGATGACCCGAACAGGCCTGAATACCTTTTAACCGAATCGGGTGTTGGCTATCGGTTCATGAGTAAAGGTTGATATTTAGCTGCATCTCAAATTTTTTCTTTATA
This window contains:
- a CDS encoding response regulator, translated to MNKAEILIIDDEPQMRKLLDITLQTNGFLVKSAATAKDGLIMASNHPPELILLDLGLPDENGHIVLQKLRQWYTNPVIILSVQKNEEDIIKALDNGANDYLSKPFRTGELLARIRSALRNSNTEEGDSILDFNELQIDLAARTVKKNNQFLKLTSTEYNLLAIFARNEGKVLTHQYLLRAIWGPGYINQSQYLRVFIAQIRKKIEDDPNRPEYLLTESGVGYRFMSKG